In a single window of the Alosa sapidissima isolate fAloSap1 chromosome 18, fAloSap1.pri, whole genome shotgun sequence genome:
- the LOC121690137 gene encoding protein mono-ADP-ribosyltransferase PARP14-like, with product MHVCGENDPELVQDLTRDILLHCESKGYQSVAIPAICAAAGVDPCIVADAIFSGIVAAVSSCSFQHLVTVRLVLFSMPVFQQFQAAADTMFWTPIRLKTTTPLRASTAPAQTTQPGSLYPDLSSLLPSSLIPAVPPSATFIILGTSVQDVSSVCAGLQQAYTSHCSQQTLAPEELAGLSHAELQDLVGRVNSLGVQLEPSGPGSGAGVVVRGLNEGVNEVMYVMQGALRRQVVERDQRELFNNVVWCIMGQRGDWERFPKEANQKLEKGVTGGVMDAHGCCWNVDLRRKQATAVGSGYVTLVKRLQNLPDFKVPLYWDSLVPTEALQVIPLIPLCAEFERVKADFRTCMRTILKIERVQNVHLRRAFEVQRQQLEDKNGAPVGAGEKMLYHGTTTQACQSIMKTGFNRGFAGQNATVYGLGTYFAVSASYSANPLCSRPEADGTQCMFVARVLAGFYTLGKSLMRVPPPVSPQQPDIRFDSLVDNQQNPSMFVVFHDSQAYPDYLITFK from the exons atgcatgtgtgtggagaaAATGACCCAGAGTTGGTTCAGGATCTGACCAGGGACATCCTCCTCCATTGTGAGAGCAAAGGATACCAATCAGTTGCCATTCCTGCTATATGTGCTG CTGCGGGAGTGGACCCATGTATAGTGGCAGATGCAATCTTCAGTGGGATAGTGGCCGCAGTATCCAGTTGCTCCTTCCAGCACCTTGTAACTGTCCGCCTCGTTCTGTTCAGCATGCCGGTCTTCCAGCAGTTTCAAGCCGCTGCTGACACCATGTTTTGGACACCCATTAGACTAAAAA CCACTACTCCACTAAGAGCATCCACAGCTCCAGCTCAAACGACTCAACCTGGGTCACTGTACCCAGACCTGAGCTCCCTACTGCCTTCATCCCTCATCCCAGCTGTCCCTCCTTCAGCCACCTTTATAATCTTAGGCACATCTGTGCAGGATGTGTCCAGTGTCTGTGCTGGTCTGCAGCAGGCCTACACATCCCACTGCTCCCAGCAAACCCTGGCCCCAGAGGAGCTGGCTGGGCTCTCCCATGCAGAGCTGCAGGATCTGGTCGGCAGAGTGAACAGCCTCGGGGTGCAGCTGGAGCCGTCTGGGCCTGGCAGTGGGGCAggggtggtggtgagggggCTGAATGAGGGGGTGAATGAGGTGATGTACGTCATGCAGGGGGCATTACGCCGACAGGTGGTGGAGAGGGACCAGAGGGAGCTGTTCAACAATGTGGTGTGGTGCATCATGGGACAGCGAGGAGATTGGGAGAGGTTCCCTAAAGAGGCCAATCAGAAGCTGGAGAAGGGTGTCACTGGAGGGGTGATGGATGCTCATGGATGCTGTTGGAATGTAGATCTCCGGAGGAAGCAGGCGACTGCTGTGGGTTCAGGTTATGTGACCCTAGTCAAGCGACTACAAAACCTGCCAG ATTTTAAAGTCCCTCTGTACTGGGATAGTCTGGTTCCCACTGAGGCCCTACAGGTGATCCCACTCATCCCCCTCTGTGCCGAGTTTGAGCGTGTGAAGGCAGATTTCAGGACCTGCATGAGAACAATACTCAAG ATTGAGCGTGTGCAGAACGTGCACCTGCGTCGGGCGTTTGAGGTTCAGCGGCAGCAGCTGGAGGATAAGAACGGTGCACCTGTAGGGGCCGGGGAGAAGATGCTCTACCACGGCACCACAACCCAGGCCTGCCAGTCCATCATGAAGACCGGCTTCAACCGTGGCTTTGCAGGCCAGAATG CCACTGTATATGGTCTAGGAACCTACTTTGCTGTGAGTGCAAGCTACTCAGCCAACCCCTTGTGCTCCCGGCCAGAAGCAGACGGCACTCAGTGTATGTTTGTCGCTCGAGTTCTGGCAGGTTTCTACACGTTGGGTAAGAGCCTCAtgagggttcccccacctgtcTCTCCTCAACAGCCTGACATCCGCTTCGACAGCCTTGTGGATAACCAGCAGAACCCCAGCATGTTTGTGGTGTTCCACGACAGCCAAGCCTACCCAGACTATCTCATCACATTCAAATGA